The sequence AAGTCTTTGTCAGGTATATTAGAGACAGAAGCCATAATCCATGTAAAGATCTATCAAGTAAAATCAAATATTCAAGGATTGATGGTGAATTTATGTCGTACAGAATTTGTACAGTATGCTTTGTTTCAGTATGAGACTATTTAATGTCCAAACATATAGGCTATCTCATATAGGACAATTCTATATTTAAATAGTTGATTCATCattttggtctataaaatgtccaaaaatagcAGGaaatgtaaattgcaatttccaAGAGCTTAAACTGACATTCTtacatgtcttgttttgtcagacCAAACCTAAAGAAAGTCAGTCAAACAACTACTCAGACGGAGTGGAGTCTGAACCCAGCATTACATTGGCAAAACACGACAAATATCAAAAGGGTTGCAGAATGCACAGAATTTGGAAGAGCGAGAATGTAACACCCGGACCTAGAGTGAGTTTTCAGGAGAGTAAACCAACGTTGCAcaacaaatgcaataaaaaaaaatccagtgacATTTTGACCTTACTGAACCTCATCTTCCCCCATAAGTTACACTGAAACTTATCTgtcacactcacatgcacacaaaaacccAACTCTCGTGTGATGAcagtgtgtgtcagtgtcatTGTGTGCTCTGGCAGCAGTGTCAATACTGGACAACAGCCAAAGATGTCTGTCTACCAGCCTCTTTGATGTCCTCCTACCTTCCGTCAACTCTAACAATGGGGCATTACACAATAGAAATAATTATTATGATGAAGACATTATTCAGGGTAAAAGCTcaaaatatattacaaaaagcaaagaaacaacTCAACATTTTAGGTATGGCCCCAAAGGAGCAATAATTAAAGATCCCCAGTtcaataaacaagaaaatataATATCTAAAATACATATCTAAAACCTGTATAATCAAGTTTTTATGTGTAGTTTTATCAATTATACTGACATGGCTACACTTATATTGTCATGCAGGGTGCTCTGATGCTAAGGCACTGTTGATGAAACAAGCCTGGTCTGCTTTAATTTAGCCTTTATCCTCAAATCTGGCAATGTGACAGCCAACACATGCGTTGCAGAATGTGCTTGTGGATGTGGTTATGAGTGAGTGGTGAGTTTCGGTGTGTGTCATCAGGTAATGCccaatgtgtatgcatgtgtgtgtatcctcTGATTCATCTATGGAGCCAAGCTGAAGTTGTCATGGCTTTTTTCTTAGTTTTGGCTTGGCTTTAATCTCGGGCCTGGGCCTCCTCTGTGATCCTTTGATCCTGACCTCCAGTCATGTGTTCACTGCAGAGGGTAGACCCTGACGGTGCATGGAAAGCAAAGGAACAGAGGCAATCCCTGTTGTTGGAGAGGTGTCAGTAACAGAAGAAAGATCGAGCTGAAATATGGCTGAGAAGGACAAGGACAGAGCAATAGGACATGTGGGGAGATTAAGGGAAATCATTTAGAAGACACACTTGACattgaacaaaaagaaaaagaaaggaaatgcTGTACCTGTTTGAATGTTCCCTTGGCATTGAACAAGTGGTAGACCATATAACCAGGCACCCAGATGAATGATGACATCCCAATGCAGTAACCCAGGACAGTGGTCCATGGCGGGAAGTGGTATTTGAACAACTTGACGTCTGGAGGGAAGGCTAGGAAACTGATGATGATAAACTGCACACAGGAATGGGAACAAAAGCAGAGGTCAGATATAACAAGAATCAAACATCAGGATAATAAATGACTAAACTATTTTGAAAGCTAGTAAGTTAATGACTACTGTATCTGTATGTGTAAATACTGTTCACTGGTCTTACCAACAGAAAGCAGGGGCAGATGGCCACCCAGCAGACCCTCCAGAACAAGCCCGGGTAGAAACCAAGCATGAGCTGGATGTCATTACAGAAACGGTTGGTAcctgtcttacacacacacacacacacacacacacacacacacacacacacacacacacacacacccccacacacacacacacacacacaaacatcactACAATCAGTTTAACCCCACTGCTCAAAGGAAAACTGCAGAAAATAATTCCTGCCTGCTGCCATTAAACTCTGTAACTCATTGCCTCTATTAGATGACCACTATTCGTCTCCATTACCTCAACAATACAGATTAAGTCATTTAATTTGTATCCCTCCTTTTGAAGTTTGATTCCTTCTCCTCTGATTTGGGATTGCCTTGCCTgctgcatactgtatattgtgtacAAACACAATAATATAGTTGCCTTATGTCCTCTCTGCACCTTATTTATTATGCGGTCCCACTGTATTTGTATCCTCTTGTTTAATTGCATTTGCATTGTATTGTGACTgcaacaaattgtattgtattgtactgtattaaTCGTAGTGTTTTatgttatctatctatctatctatctatctatctatctatctatctatctatctatctatctatctatctatctatctatctatctatcgatcaagCCCCAAATACTAGGAGTGCAACTTTATCCCTTTTCTCTTATGTCTGTTACTGAAACTAAACAGACAAAGAGAAATTACAGTATCATAATAAATCAGCCTCACAAGTTCAAAAAGATCTgtgtaaaacaacaaatatcaaTACAGTTTTGTTTCACTCTTTCCAACCAATGTTTTGCTGTCATTCACAATAAGGTACCAACAtgtcaccatcatcatcacaatCAACATCACTCTAACTTGCCGTAGAACCAGGAAACGGCGATGACTTCAAGCAGGACCACAGTGATGACTGCAGGGCCTGTAGCATACTCCTCAAACAGCTTCACCACAAATGCTCCTCCCTGACACAGCAGATAAGATGAGCgcgagaaagagaggaagagagagagagagagagagagagagagagagagagagagatggcggAGGGATTTCTCTAGAGCTATTCACAAATTACTCTTATGCAAGAGGCTTAATCTGAAAAGGTTAAGACAATGATTAGAGAATGTTAATTATTGTTTTAGATTAACGGATTACTCTAATCTGATCTCAGATATTTGTTAAGTGCAATCCATCCCATTACTTAAAatatagcagaaaaaaaaatcatttgaatgGAAATTGAGGATGTgagaaattattatttaatgaaaTCTTGAATTAGTGTTTTTATTAGTCGCATATGATCACAATACAGCTTTTTAATTGTGGACAGTCGGGTGGGATGAATGTATTTATCTGTGATATTAGAGGTATTTTCAAATCTAAGTGAAGTGAGCATgatgttatttttataatagATGCCATTTTgattgtaagtgtgtgtgtaatgtgattATATTACTTACATATGTGAGTGTGGAGAGAGCCCCGAGGTAGCAGATGCACACCAGGCCTAGGACAAACTGCTCTCGTCTCTTAGACAGGACATGAGGGAACTCATCTAGCATAGCGGTGATCACCCCCTCCAAGCCCGCAAACTAAAGAGAGGAGTACACCAAAGATGTGAGGGAAGATGGAAATAATCCAAGAAGGACTCATCAGAGGGTAcagaatgaaaaaagaagataacctatcttgaaatattaaactGTACATACACTGTTGGCTAAGAGATTTAAGAATCTAAGAATCTATGTAACATGTTGCCAATCAGCTGTTTGATCAAGTCAATCAAGCATTAGTGTAACACTTTTTTGACCATCTGCAGTTCATCCACCCAAATATGCCTTGTGTATCCTATTCTTTGAACAAtggcaaaaaacaaatggagacaCTAAAGTGAAGGCGTTCCAACATAAATATGAGCACAGCGACATATTTTGCAGTAATATCCTCAATAATAAAATCAAGCAGCATAGCAACCCCGATGCTGATTCCACACTGATTATTGGTATGTGATAACAGTCTTGCGGGTCTCTCCAGCTGGCTGCCTCAGAGCAGATAAACACAGGCTTATAGAGACAAGATCGCCACACAACAGTGATATGAAAGTCCTATCACATTGTTTTTGCTGACTGTTATCCAAAATGGAACAGCAAGGACAAATAATACCTGACACCTTTACGGAGCAACGAGTACAACAGGCAGATGCAAGTCAAACAGAACAAGGCATTTGCCTATATGACAAGGCAAACATCAAACCTCTGTCTCTAGGTTTGAAAGGGCACACAAGAGCAGGGCACTGCGCAACAAAAGAATCAGGTAGATCAGAACAAGGAGAGAGGATACAAAGAACATTTAGCGAACAGAACACTGACTTGAGTGTCTTAACCTTTGCACTGAATGAGACTGAAATGAGTAATCAACAAACTAACCGTGCTATCCAGACCCAACATAATGATCATGAGGAAGAAGATGATGGCAAAGAAAGTAGAAGCAGGCATATTTGCTATGGCTTCTGCATAAATGATGAACAGCAGACTGGGACCTGGAGAGGAGAAATAGAGGCAGGTTAAGAGTTCAACTGAATTCATACTCATAACTGCATTTTGTCTATAAACTGTACATGCGTACAATAGGTTTAAAATGAACACCTTGTGCTCATATGATGTCAAAGGCTGTCCTATGTAACATTTAGATGAATTCAATCTAGAATGCAATGGGCTTTTTCCCCCCAACAATGTGAGACTGAGCAAAGAATTATGTATGTCAGGGATTGTGTTGGTGAGTTGTTTTTCTACCAGCATCCTTGGCCACAGCATCCACATCCTGGTGCCTCATCTCAGCCATGTAGCCCAGCACGGTAAAGATGACGAAGCCAGACAGAAAGCTAGTCAGACAGTTCACAGAGCTGGTGATCAAAGCATCTCTGAGATGGAGAAAAGAGAGGTTTGGGTGGCAGGGGGACAACAGAGTTAGGGAGTCACATATTCATCTTTGAGCGTCTGCAACCTTTGTGTTCTAGGCAGGTTATTGTTCCATATGTGTAGATGGATGTTAGATTAAATAGGTTAGGGACCGTTCGGTATTTATGGAATGGGCCACCggaggaaaataggggaggATCATGTCTTTTTAGTCTTTGTTGAGGGGAAGGTAACCCAATGTTTTTCAGTCTTGGAGGGAGGTTCACCCAACTTtagtattcatgaaaacagcaacatttcaaacttgcttgtttggtgcatacttTTCCATTTACTGTAGATCTCGGTTTTGGCCTCCCATTGCTAGCAGATGGGTCTGACCCAACAAAAATCGCATCATGACAGCAACACAacgattttttttaacataaataaattgGTGCCTATGATAAAGAAAACCTGACAGATCTACATGTTACAATTTATTTACAAGACTGACAAAGGGAGACAAGTCTCTGGGAGACATGAGACAACAACAGACGGTACAATCTGCACACTGCAGTACTCTTGACTCTGTACTCTTGACTGCAGTACGCAGATTGAGGAGTCGCTGAAAGTGGTCGGAGCTAAACGTTTGACTCCACACACTTGCCCAATAGCAACCAGAAGAGGAAGAAatatcattatttattataatctatatatgtacatatatctatatataatatagatatatgtattATCTTGAGAATGTGCTGCCTGATCTACGCCACCAGATGGAGCCAGCGTGGAGTCAATGCTTAAGTCCGCCCACATTTAGCCCAACCCCAATTTGCAGTCAGGGCTTACTCGATTGGGCAGGCCAGCTGTCAATATGAGTTATTCCCTagtgtgctttgttgaatggtcaAGTGTTAAGTTTCCGTACTtcttgtgtttccacaacaatgttagtgagtaTATCTACTTAAATGGCCACCATAAATATGGTGGTTATGTTGGGCACCAAAATTGTagagtgtgatgtgtaagagGAGAAAGCAGAGATTTAAGTCTTGAACTGTATGTCAGGGTTGTATAAAATCAATTGTTAACTTTACATCTTTTCCTAGTGTAAACCAGTACAGAAGGTAATAAATAGTTATAGATGGAGTATCATGCTTTTATTCCCAATTGTTTGGAGGGTCATAAGAAAATGCATTACTTCTGAAGGGAGGGTCAAGTCTATTATGACATATGATCCCAAAACTCCTCTGGtagccccttaaataaaaaacaaacagtctcCTGAAGGATTTCTTCCTATTTTTTGGGTGAAGGTGCAAAAGCCCCTGAAGTAGCATTTGGCTCATTAAGCAGGTAGGTTTCATTGTAGTATGACATATACAATGGAACGTGTGTAAAAGAAAAGTTCTCACTTGTAGCAGTTGTTGTGAAACGGGTTGTAGCTGGCAAAGGCAAGGAGCACGCCAAACCCTGGACCCAGTGAGAAAAAGATCTGAGCTGCTGCATCAATCCATACCTAGTGTGAGGTTGAACAATGTCCAGATGTCAAGACAAGGAGTTTGTACAAACATAATACCAAAATATCAAACTAAGAGATCAAAGACAGCCTCGCTAGAATGCACTACTGACTTACTGTGGTGCTTAGCAGTTTCCCCCAATCAGGTTTGAGATAGAAAACCACACCCTTCCAGGCCCCTGGCAGAGTTGCCCCACGTATAAGCAACACCAGGAGGACCAGGTAGGGAAAGGTAGCAGTCACCCAAACTACCTAATGCAGACAAGAGGAAAAAACTATTCACTTTTCTGTTGATACTCTTTTACGTCTAGTCAATCACAGAAGCTAATTTCCGGTGATACTCAATAATCACTTTTAGACTGCTATTCTAACCTTTCTAAACTTTTATTACCATAATGATGAATGATACTGAGAGTTTAGAGATGACAGCAGTAAAACCACCGTTTTCTCCATCactccgtccatccatccactcTAACTGACACCCCCATTAGCCATGCAGGCGCCCCATCAGTTACCTTTCCAGACGTCTTGACTCCTTTCCAGATGCTGAAGTAGacgatggtgaagaggaag comes from Etheostoma spectabile isolate EspeVRDwgs_2016 chromosome 3, UIUC_Espe_1.0, whole genome shotgun sequence and encodes:
- the slc6a4a gene encoding solute carrier family 6 member 4a, translated to METEDMMLTNMLTMDKRENEGEREKGREEAGGEVEGTHQENGRPMLADGLAERGPKSLISESGQQVSNGFTTSTPQSPREGPGSAAFSGGTSSVPGGGTGSSVPLGGLRTLVVQQTSLERPRETWSKKMDFLLSVIGYAVDLGNVWRFPYICYQNGGGAFLLPYLLMAVFGGVPLFYMELALGQFHRSGCISIWKHICPIFKGIGFAICIISLYIAFYYNTIMAWALYYLLSSFRPTLPWTTCTNSWNTANCNRYMSTDYNVSWSNSSTSPAEEFYTRQVLQVHLSTGLHQLGSVSWQLALCLLFLFTIVYFSIWKGVKTSGKVVWVTATFPYLVLLVLLIRGATLPGAWKGVVFYLKPDWGKLLSTTVWIDAAAQIFFSLGPGFGVLLAFASYNPFHNNCYKDALITSSVNCLTSFLSGFVIFTVLGYMAEMRHQDVDAVAKDAGPSLLFIIYAEAIANMPASTFFAIIFFLMIIMLGLDSTFAGLEGVITAMLDEFPHVLSKRREQFVLGLVCICYLGALSTLTYGGAFVVKLFEEYATGPAVITVVLLEVIAVSWFYGTNRFCNDIQLMLGFYPGLFWRVCWVAICPCFLLFIIISFLAFPPDVKLFKYHFPPWTTVLGYCIGMSSFIWVPGYMVYHLFNAKGTFKQRLLKSITPEPSSEQHRDFIVTNAV